One Rosa chinensis cultivar Old Blush chromosome 5, RchiOBHm-V2, whole genome shotgun sequence genomic region harbors:
- the LOC112203603 gene encoding G-type lectin S-receptor-like serine/threonine-protein kinase At1g11410, giving the protein MKMKGKRRQNKYSFELTARSTYFEEATGRLVLDDSIINSELLLFHLNTIANATNNFSIENKLGEGGFGPVYKGILYDGKEIAVKRLSKFSGQGVEEFKNEVLLIAKLQHRNLVKILGCCFEDETRRALLSWTRRFEIISGIARGLLYLHEDSRLKIIHRDLKASNVLLDNSLNPKIADFGMARIFRGEQTEANTKRVVGTYGYMSPEYAMEGLFSIKSDVYSFGVLLLEIITGKKNAGSYEKYPYSNLIGHVWKLWKEGRAVEIIDSSIGESYLVSEIIRCIQIALLCVQEFATDRPTMSVVVSMLSNDAALPSPR; this is encoded by the exons ATGAAGATGAAAG GTAAGCGTAGGCAAAATAAATATTCATTTGAACTTACTGCTCGGTCAACCTACTTCGAAGAAGCTACTGGTAGATTAGTTCTTGATGATAGTATAATAAACTCGGAGTTACTATTATTTCATCTAAACACCATAGCCAACGCCACAAACAATTTCTCCATTGAAAACAAGCTTGGAGAAGGAGGGTTTGGCCCCGTTTATAAG gGGATACTTTACGATGGAAAAGAAATAGCCGTAAAAAGACTATCCAAGTTTTCTGGCCAAGGAGTTGAAGAGTTTAAGAATGAAGTTCTTCTGATTGCAAAACTCCAACATAGAAACCTTGTTAAGATTTTAGGTTGTTGTTTTGAAG ATGAAACAAGGAGAGCACTTTTAAGTTGGACAAGACGCTTCGAGATTATCTCGGGGATTGCTAGAGGCTTATTATATCTTCATGAAGATTCAAGACTAAAAATTATCCATAGAGATCTAAAGGCCAGTAATGTTCTATTGGATAATTCTTTGAACCCAAAGATTGCAGATTTTGGTATGGCTAGAATATTTAGAGGGGAGCAAACTGAAGCAAATACAAAACGTGTGGTTGGAACATA TGGTTATATGTCACCGGAATATGCAATGGAAGGACTGTTTTCAATAAAGTCTGACGTGTATAGTTTTGGTGTTTTATTGCTAGAAATCATTACTGGCAAAAAGAATGCTGGTTCCTATGAGAAGTATCCATATTCAAATTTGATTGGACAT GTTTGGAAGTTGTGGAAAGAAGGTAGAGCTGTGGAAATCATTGATTCATCTATAGGTGAATCTTACCTTGTTAGTGAAATAATAAGGTGCATTCAAATCGCACTCCTGTGTGTGCAAGAATTTGCGACTGACCGGCCAACCATGTCGGTAGTTGTTTCAATGTTAAGTAATGATGCAGCTCTTCCTTCACCGAGATGA
- the LOC121048882 gene encoding G-type lectin S-receptor-like serine/threonine-protein kinase At1g11410 — protein MSSSIKAFIKILLLFLLLPSSICQLSLDALKPNLPIKDGDILVSSTQIFALGALEILSTAMLEFGITKFQSKPLSGLRTETTQSMIPMECYRSMVMEALSYMERTQIGLNRRSGLEWHLTSWKSKDDPGTGSCTYGIDPMGFPQFFLRKGREALWRTGPWIGDKLNALPVMTATFYNASFVNNEDEISLVFAIAKDSLITRVVIDESGILQVFVWNDQWIKFYSHPTEWCDYYGQCGPNTNCDSEKDYKLACTCLPGFESKSPSLSVGESGCIRKAGASTCQNGEGFVKVARVKIPDSSTAYVNMSMSLEECKQNCLMDCSCTAYTSADDRGGGIGCVTWHGDLMDMRTFSDIGQDLYVRVDVTSLGLLT, from the exons ATGAGTTCCAGTATCAAAGCGTTTATCAAGATAttacttctcttccttcttctccccTCTAGCATTTGCCAGCTTTCCCTTGACGCCCTTAAGCCAAACCTTCCCATCAAAGATGGTGACATTTTAGTCTCTAGCACGCAAATCTTTGCACTAGGAGCCCTGGAAATCCTCAGCACCGCTATGTTGGAGTTTGGTATAACAAAGTTCCAGAGCAAACCATTGTCTGGGTTGCGAACAGAGACAACCCAGTCAATGATTCCTATGGAGTGCTATCGATCAATGGTGATGGAGGCCTTGTCATACATGGAAAGGACCCAA ATAGGGCTGAACCGGCGGTCTGGGTTGGAGTGGCACCTAACATCTTGGAAGTCAAAAGATGACCCTGGAACCGGGAGTTGTACATATGGGATAGACCCCATGGGGTTTCCGCAGTTTTTTCTGCGCAAAGGTAGAGAAGCATTGTGGCGGACCGGCCCTTGGATCGGGGACAAATTGAACGCTCTACCTGTAATGACGGCTACCTTCTACAATGCAAGTTTTGTCAACAATGAAGACGAGATATCCTTAGTGTTTGCTATTGCTAAGGACTCATTGATCACAAGGGTGGTGATAGATGAATCAGGAATATTACAAGTGTTCGTGTggaatgatcaatggatcaaattCTACTCCCACCCAACTGAGTGGTGTGATTACTATGGACAGTGTGGTCCAAATACTAACTGTGACTCAGAGAAGGACTATAAGTTGGCTTGCACGTGCCTACCTGGGTTCGAATCCAAATCACCTAGTTTGAGTGTTGGTGAGAGTGGATGCATTAGGAAAGCGGGAGCATCCACATGTCAAAATGGAGAAGGGTTCGTGAAGGTGGCGCGTGTAAAAATACCGGACTCATCTACGGCATATGTGAACATGAGTATGAGTTTGGAAGAGTGCAAACAAAATTGCTTGATGGATTGTTCTTGCACAGCTTACACGAGTGCAGATGATCGGGGAGGTGGGATTGGGTGTGTGACATGGCACGGGGACTTGATGGACATGAGGACTTTCTCCGATATTGGTCAAGATTTATATGTTCGAGTCGATGTAACTTCTTTAG GTTTGCTCACTTAA